TCATTCTCGTCATCCCGCGCGGAGAAGAACTTCAGCATTTTCTCCCCGTTACACGCGGcttcccagcagcagcagcagcagcagcagcgccttgCCGCGTTGGGATGATTTCGCCCCCTCCACAAACCCTTCTCAGtgatccccctcctcctcctccccccgcgtgtctttctctcgctctctctctctctctctcgctctgcggCTCTTTGAAGAAACTCAAGAGGTGTGCAGAAATGTCCtgtcctccccccacccccccagcacCGCGCGCAGGCCAAGACAACACGAGCCAAGACGCCAGATGTGCATAACCTGTCCTACAGGACATCACgtttatacacacatatattgtTAGTGCAACATGCATAGTTGAAATCTTCATCTTGGATGAGAAgcattcatatttacacaatTGTCAATGAGCACAGCACcatataaaaaatgttaatcACCTTTATTTCGTTCCTTAATCAAAAGCCTTAAGACTCGCTTTAATGACCGCTGTGATCCTGACAGTGACTGGTGGAGGGATTCGACCGTTTACCCGCGAAGGgagtatttttatttgttttcaagtGCACAGGCCAGTCTGACTGCGACATCCTTGGGTCACTGTTGAATAGAAAAGTCTCTGGTTGGTTTCGGGTGGGGTCGGCGTCTGATACGTCTGGATGACTAGACAATAAAAACACCGGAGGAGGTCGCTTGCTTGGTTCGCACGTGCGCGCCGGCGAACTCCACGTGTGTCAGTTCGCCTCGTCCTTTGACGCTTCGTCGAAGTTCTCCACCAGATCTGCAGAAAAATACCACATTGTGCGTTATTGCATTTGAAGACAAAATGTTACAACTCAACGAAATGGTATCAGGCTGAATTATTTTATTCAAGGATTAGAGTAGGCAAAACACCACTTATGCAAAGCAGATCTCCTTCGTCTGAATAAATAACAGACTTGGCATTATGCAAATTATTAGAAATTTGCTTTTAGACTTTAGATATCTAAAAGCACGCACCTGGAACATCATCGTCCTCTTCCTCGATGTCCTCTGCCTTCGGAGCCTGGCTGTCAAGAGCTGAgataaaatgtacaaataaaaaggaaacacatTAGAACTCAATTGTAAAAGGGATGTAATATTTTGTCAATAAACATTTATGTTTAggtttatattttattgttgtttaacaaatgccaggaaaaaaaaaaaaaaaagagcaaaaacaaatgtatttattctactAACAAATATTTACCGTGTGGCTAAAGACTGATGCAACCCTTTACCTCAGAGACATACAcccccattgttttttttaaaacaattcaaaGTCAGTGAGCCATCTTTTCACTGGGGGACCAGCTGCTTTATTGCAATGCACATGGGAGCGAATGCTCCTTTCTGCTGCTGTAAATACTCACTAGAGAGGCACATGTAATAATCACAGCTGAAACCAGTCCCCAAATAAATACACTAACACTCCAGTTAGAGTAAATTCTgcttaaaaaacaacagtgcctTGCTGTTTAAGGGCATCATTTGGCCCTCTTGAACGTCATATTACATACATGTGAGCCGTTTTTGAACATTTGCATTGCAAAATCTATACATCTAAAATGGCTTCACACCACAATACGCCACACACCACCCTAATGATCCTAAACCACACCTGTGCTCTCAGCTGCAGATGCCTCACCCTAAATCCTCCCCCTCTTTCGCAGTTATCccaagaggtcagaggtcgaggCACACCCACCTTGCCGAGGGAACTGTTCTGCTAGTTTGCGCAGGCTGCTGAGGCTGTCCGCTCCCAGCTGACTGAGGATGCCGGGAAGCATCTCCGTCAGCTGCTTGTTCTCGGCGTGGCCCGTGATGGCGAAGGTGTTGGCGGACAGGGAGGCCTGAACTTTGGGGTTGTTGAAGTGGATCACGGTGCCGTCGTCCTTGATCATGTTCACCTCGGGAGACAAAGAGCGTTCGCGGTTTAACTGCGCGGGCTGAACGCTGTGGTGTCATGACGTGAGAGGTTGCTCTCACGCGCAGAGTGCAAAGTGGGCAAACAGCAAAGCGGTCAGGTCCACGCGGTGAGAATGCATCTtgttaaaaagggaaaagagacaCTATGTTCGGGGGTCAATTAGAGAACAAGATCTGGGCAAATGTACCTCCTCAATTCCAGCGATATTGTTGACAGCCAATTTCTTAAGTGAACTCTGTAGCTTCTTGTCATCAGCTGTTGCAGTTCTGTGTAccaccttcttcttcctgcgTGCAGATCCCTGAAAGAATAAAAGAAGTCGCCAtatgtttttgttcaaaatcCATTGGAACTGAAAATTAAAGATATGCGTGAGTTGTTATATTACATGGATGCATAAACATATTACAAACAGCTTTAATGAAAATCCGTTGTTTATAAAACGCTCTC
This Gasterosteus aculeatus chromosome 8, fGasAcu3.hap1.1, whole genome shotgun sequence DNA region includes the following protein-coding sequences:
- the btf3l4 gene encoding transcription factor BTF3 homolog 4, whose translation is MNQEKLAKLQAQVRIGGKGSARRKKKVVHRTATADDKKLQSSLKKLAVNNIAGIEEVNMIKDDGTVIHFNNPKVQASLSANTFAITGHAENKQLTEMLPGILSQLGADSLSSLRKLAEQFPRQALDSQAPKAEDIEEEDDDVPDLVENFDEASKDEAN